Below is a genomic region from Orenia metallireducens.
AGAAAATCCTTTGGTGTTACTCCAGGATTTAGATAAGCATTGATTGCACTAATTCCTGCTGCCAAACAACCACTTCGCTTGATATGGGCTTTATCAACTATTAAGACATTAACCTCAGGTTGTTCATCTTTTATCCTAGCTCCTGCATAACATCCAGCAGCTCCTCCCCCAATAATTAAAATGTCAGTCTTTAATTTAACAATATCTATCTTATTCATCTTCATCACCCTTTTAAATGCACAGTGTACATTATCGACTGTTAAATTTTAAATTAATAATGCATCAAAGATATTTAAATACAGGGCGAACACAAAGTCCGCCCCTACAATTTTAAAAAACAGAAACATGATTCCACTATTAAATGTTCATTATTAACTTATTATTCTTATAACTCTTTGTGCTCAATAAGTGCTTATAAAACTTTAGCACTTATTTCGCCATTCCTCGAATCAATACATCTGCTACCTCTGGTCTAGTCATCTCTTTTGGTGGTCTCTTTCCATCTCTTAATAGTCCACGTACTTTAGTACCACTTAAGAAGATATGGTCTTCTTGACCATGAGGACATGTCTTCGCAGTAGCCATACTTTCACACTCTTTACAATAGAAAGCATGATCAAAACGTAATGGTTCAATTCCTATCTCTTCAGGTTTAAAGTTATCAAACATCTCTTGAGCTTCATATGTTCCATAATAATCTCCCACACCTGCATGATCACGACCAACAATAAAGTGGGTACAACCATAATTTTTACGGCATAATGCATGGAATACTGCCTCTCTAGGTCCTGCATATCTCATTGCTGCCGGAAACACAGCCAAGCCTGTTCTATTTTGAGGATAAATCTTATTCATTACTACCTCATAGCTCTCAATTCTGTACTCTACTGGAACATCAGTACCCTTAGTCTCGCCTACTAATGGTGTTAACAGTAAACCATCACAGATTTCTAGAGCACACTTTTGAATATATTCATGGGCTCTATGGATTGGATTTCTAGTCTGGAAACCTACTACTCGCTTCCATCCCTTCTCTTTAATTAATTCTCTAACATCCTTTGGATCTAATCGATACTCATTAAATAGCTTATGCTCAATTCTTCTTAATAATGAGATCTTACCTCCTAATAAAACATCACCACGTTCATAAACCTTTACTACGCCTGGATGCTCAGTCTCTGTAGTCTTATATACTAATTCAGCTTCCTTCTCTTGGTCATACTCATACTTATCGGCTAAATGTAAGACTGCATATACAGTTCCTTCACTATCAGTTAAAGCCACATCTTGACCTACCTCTAAATCTTCTGCTTCCTCTTTACTAACTCCTAATACAACAGGAATAGTCCAAGCCAAACCATTACTTAAGTACATATCTTCAACGACTTTAATATAATCAGCTTCAGTCATAAAACCTTCTAAGGGACTATAAAGTCCAATTGCTATATTTTCAGCCTCAGTTAAATCCCTTAAACTTAACTTTAACTGTGGCATCTCAACAGCTTTCTCTAATAAATCTTCACGTTCTTTTCCTTCTAATACCCTATTAATCAACTTTCCACCATGAGCTTCAATTAACATTATAGCAACTCCTTATTATCTATTTACCGTTGTATTCTCTAATTAAGTACAAAGCAGATTTAACTGCCTAATAAATCTATTCAATATAATTTATATCACCTTTGATTCTCTGTTTTTACTACTTATTTATTACTAATCATTACTTCTGTGTTGCCAATTTGCTATCATAATATATCTTGTAATCTATATCTAAGCCTTAACCTCGTATCTTAAAATATCACGAGAGATAAATTGATCACAAGTATAGTTTCTTATTAGCTAACTAACTCTTCTCGCTTCAAATCTTGCTTTAAATTAGGTAGGACTGCTTTACTTCTAATTGATTCCTCTTTATTTCCAAAAAGAGCAATAGAATTTTTAGCAGGCACAGCCACTCCTTCAGGTTGTAATAACATTATTAGATTTCTCTAATAATATTGGTTATTCTCCCACAACCCTTAACTTATTTTTAATTACTCCTTGTCTTTGGTCAATAGACTCTAAAACTTTTGTTACTGCCTCTTCTACCGATAATTTAACGGTATCTAATACTAAATCAGCATTCTCTGGTACTTCATAAGGAGCAGATATTCCAGTAAAGTTCTTAATCTCTCCACTTTTAGCCTTCTCGTATAATCCTTTAGGATCACGTTCAGCACAAGTCTCTACATCTGCCTTAACATAAACCTCAATAAAGTTATCTTCTCCTGCTCTTTGTCGAGCAAAATCCCTAATCTCTTGATAAGGGGAGATAAAAGAAGCCAATGTAATTAAGCCTGCATCCTTAAACAATGCTGCTACTTCAGCGATTCTACGGATATTCTCGTTTCTATCTTCAGCAGTAAACCCTAAATCTGAGTTTAAACCATGACGTACATTATCACCATCTAAACGATAAACAACCTTACCTAATTTAATCAATTCCTTTTCAACCTCTACAGCAATAGTAGATTTACCAGCTCCTGAAAGCCCCGTAAACCAAACAACTAAACCCTCTTGCCCTAAATTATCACATCTATCTTGATAACTTACCTTTCCTTCATGCCAAACGATATTCTTATTCGATTCCCCCATACTCAAACTCCTCCCTAATCTTTTAATTTAAAATTACTATTATGCTACATTATTATTTAAGTGCCTGTGCAAAGTCTGCTTTAAGGTCTTCTACATTTTCAATTCCTACACTTACTCTAATCAAATCATTATACACACCTAATGCCTCTCTCTCTTTTATTGTATTGCCAGCATAGATTGTAGATGCAGGATGAATAACCAATGATTTAACATCACCAATATTGGCTAAGTTATAGAAATACTCCAAATTATTTATGATTTCAAATGCCTTCTCTTTACTACCAACTCTTAAGGTCAACATGCCACCAAAACCATCACTAAATAACTCTTTAGCCCGCTTATTATACTTATTATCCGCTAAACCTGGATAATTGACCTCTTTTACCTTTGGATGCTCTGTCAAGAATTCAGCCAACTCTAAAGCATTCTGACAGTGTTTTTTCATCCTTAAAGCTAAAGTAGGGATACCCAATTCATTTAAAAGAGAACTCAATGGAGATGAGCAAGGTCCAAAGTCCTTAAAGACCTCTCCTCTAGCCTTAGCTGTAAAGGCTAATTTTCCAAATCTCTTATACTCAGCAAAGTTATCAAAAGTAGTCCAATCAAAGTTTGCTCCATCGATAATCACTCCACCAATGGAGTTAGACGTGCCATTAATATACTTTGAAGTTGAGTGTATTACAAGATTTGCCCCTAACTCAATTGGCTTAATTAGTACAGGGCTTGTAACTGTACTATCAACAATCAATGGAATCTGATTCTCCTGACAGAGTTTAGCTATACCTTTGATATCTGGGATATCCATTTTAGGATTACCCAGTGTCTCTAAGAAGACGAACTTTGTCTTGTTAGTTACTAACTCTGCAATATCCTCTACTTCAATACCTTGACTGAAACGTGGTGTGATTCCATACTTTTGATAGTTCTTAAAGAGATTATAAGTTCCACCAAATAAAGAGCTAGTTGAGATAAACTCATCACCTGCTTCTAAGAGAGTTAAAGTAGCTGTAGAGATAGCAGCCATTCCTGAAGCAGATAATATGGCCTGTTTTCCACCTTCAAGGCTAGCCAACTTATCCTCTATACTCTTAGTACTGGGATTACTAATTCTTGAATAAATATATCCCATAGCCCGATTATTAAATACCTTCTCCAAATCCTCAGCATTGTCATAAGCAAAAGAGTTATTTAAGTAGACTGGAGTATTTGTCGCACCATATTGATCCTTGATCTTTAAATTTACCAACTCCGTTTCAAAGTCCATTATATTCTCCTCCCTAATATTTTGTGTGAGAAATTAGTGCGAGCAATTAATAAATCAACTTACTCACACTTATCCTGATACTCACACTATGCTTTTTTAACTCTTAAGCTATAAGAACCGTCTTCTCTCTTCTCTTTAGATAAGATCTCATGCCCTTCTGAAGCTAAACTCTGAGGAACATTCGCTATCGGTGCCCCCTCATCTAAATAAATATCTAATATCTCCCCTGAATCAAGAGGTGCTATTGCCACTTTAGCCTTTACAAAGTTCATTGGGCATTTTACCCCTCTTAAATCTACTACCTTACTATCTAAGATATTCTTATCTTCGTTATTATTATCACTAGTAACTTCTTCTAATTCAAACTCTAACTTAGCATTTAAAGAGTTGAATAAAAATTCTACTCTCTCAATTAAGCCCTTTATCTGCCCTTGATAAGATAATAAGCTATCAATATCCCCTAATTTATAATCTAGTGCAGCATCTAAAACTTCAGCATAACCTTTATCCACCAAATTCTTATCAATAAACTCGGTTTTGAATTTAGATAAAATAACTCTATCCTTATCTGTATCTATACCTCTAACGGCTAGTAATGATCTAGAAGCATTGACGGTCGCTTTATAAAGTTCATTATTATCCTCTTCTTTAATAGCTTTTTGATAATTGGATTTAGCAGTATTGATATCTAGTTGAATGATATCCATTACACCTGCTCCACATTCTCCAGGTCCTCTACCTGCTAAGGAGAAGTCTTCTTCTTTACCCCAATCTTTATAAATATCTGGGTCTTCTTCATAAGTAGGAATCTCAATGAATTGCTCAGCTAGTTCAACTATCTTATCTTTTCCACCCTTATCTAAGTATTCATTAAAATCTACTCGATTATAATCTTGATCATCAGCCAATAATTTAGCCAACTCTGCTAAAAATTCTGGTATTCTCTTAGCAGGAATATCTATAGCAGCTTCTCCATACTTACTATTGCCTTCCTCTACATTTCCTCCTAAGAATAATGCATAGTGAGGAACCAATCTATCATTATATCGTTTAGCTTTACCTTCAAAGCCAATATTACCGATGATATGCTGTCCACAGACATTTGGGCAACCACTGATATAGATTTGAGGTAATGCTGCTTGTAATTTATCACCTAAAGTGATTAATTTCTCTCTGATAGCCTCTGATAAATTAGGTGAGACACATAACCCTAACTTACAAGTAGATGCACCTTTACAAGAGACAGGCATTGTTCCCATATTGGAAACTACTAGGTTTGGATTAACCTGATTAATCTTCTCAATTAATCTCTCTAACTGTTGACCTTTAACACCTCTGATTAATAAGCCTTGTTTAATAGTAGTTCTTAATGATATCTCACTATCACCTAATAAATCTAGTAAGGAATTTAACTCATCATAGCTGATGTCTCCATTCTCCATTCTCAACTCTAAAGAATAGTAGCCCTCTACCTTCTCTTGATAGAGATAATCAGCAGTTAGGTCAATCTTCTCACCCTTACTTTCTCTTAATTCTTCATATCTATTTAAATCTTCAACCTCTAAATCTTCTGCTAATACCTCTGCTAAGTACTCTTTATATTTATTTACAAACTCTTCATCACCAAGTCTCTTTCTGACAAAACGTAGTCTAGCTCTATGTTTATTGCTACGATCACCATATTCATCAAAGAATCTCTTAATTGCCTCTGCTATATGGAAGATCTTATCCTCTTCTACAAATTCCTCTAAAACTATACCCAATTCTGAGGAACCGCCCATTCCTCCTCCGCCATATACCTTAAAGCCTCTTTTACCATCTTGCTTAATAGCTATAAAACCTAAGTCATTTAACGTGGCTAAAGAGTCATCTTTAGGGTCAGAGGAGAAAGCTATCTTATACTTTCTTGGTAAGTTAAAAGAAGAACGTGTCTTAATTAGATATTCTGTTAAAGCCAAGTTATGAGGTGTAGTATCGAAAGCTTCCTCAGGATTCACTCCTGCTCTAGCAGAATTTAAGATGTTTCTAACAGTATTACCTCCACCACCTCGTGGACTTAATCCAGCCTCTAATAGCTTAAATAGTACTTCAGGAGTATCCTCTATCTTAACCTGGTGAATCTGTACATCCTGTCTAGTAGTAATATGGACATATCCATTTCCATACTCTTTACTTAGTTCATTTAAAGTTCTTAGCTGTTCCTTAGTCACTACTCCACCAGGAACTCTAACTCTTACCATATATCTCTCCTCACCTGGTTCATAACCCCTTTGACTATAAATTCCCATTGGGACTCTACGCCCTTTAAATCTAGCATCATCTAAGTCTCCTTTTATAAATTGCTCAACTAAAGCTGGATAATTATTCGTATCCTCTTTAACTGTATCTGGAATATTAAAAGTCGGTCGATTACTCATACTCTTCACCTTCCTTTCATTAAATTAATTCGATCTCTACCTGAGTAACATCCTTCTGTTCTTTAATGCTAAAGGCCTTTAATACTGGATCTTCATCCTTTAACGATAAGATAAAGTAGATTGCATCTTCATCATAAGCCAACCTCTTATCCTCCTCTGAAGGACGCGAAGGGGTAAAAGGATGGGAATGATAATTTCCAATCAAATCATAGCCCTTATTTCTAACCTCTTTAACTACCGCAAACTGCTCCTTAGGGTCCATTGTGAAGTGTTCTGCTGAAGCATCTAGATTGGTCATAGTATATACCTCTTTAACTTCAATCTCATCATCAGTTATTACTCCAGCTACTAAGCCACAGGCCTCATTAGGAAATTCAGCTTGGGTATGATTCAATAACTTCTGATATAGCTCATCTTTCAATTTAATTATCATAACTCACAAACCCCTTGTTCATAATCAATCAATTCTGTAATCTCTGGGTTATCACTACAAACTCCACAGTTCTCTCTCTTATTAAGATTAATCTTTCTAAAATCCATCTTTAAAGCGTCATATGTTAGTAATTTTCCAGTTAATAGTTCACCTTTTCCTAAGATATACTTAATAGCCTCTGTTGCTTGAATAGTTCCAATTACTCCACCCATTACCCCTATAACTCCTGCTTCCTTACAAGAAGGAACTGAACCTGGCTTAGGTGGCTGAGGGAACATACATCTATAGCATGGTGTATCCTCTCCTGGAACTACAGTTGTGGTCTGCCCTCCAAATCTGATTATTCCCGCATGGGAGAAAGGCTTTCCTTCCATTACACATGCATCATTGATTAAGAATTTAGCCGGGAAATTATCAGTACCATCTATTATAAAATCATACTCTCTAATAACCTCTTTAATATTTTGAGAAGTTAAGTAGTAATCATAAGTCTTAACCTCTACATCAGGGTTCATAGCATTAATCTTCTCTTTAGCCGATTGGACCTTTAACTTACCCACATCAGGTGTATGATGTAAGACTTGGCGTTGTAGATTAGAAAGTTCTACCCTATCTGCATCTACTAAACCGATTTTACCGATACCAGCTGCTCCTAAAAACTGTGCTGCTGGTGTTCCAAGTCCTCCAGTTCCTATAATCAATACTGAAGAAGTTAACAATTTCTCTTGCCCCTCTACACCAACATCCTGCAAAATAATGTGCCTTGAATATCTCTGTAACTGCTCTTCACTAAAATCGTACACTTGCTCCACCACCCATAAAGTATAAGAATTCTACCTGATCTCCATCCTTTACAACTGTGTCTGAGAAAGTATCTCTATCTAAAATCTCACCATTTAACTCTACTGATACCATATCTGGCATATCTACATCTTCTTTTACCAATAATTCACTAACTGTTATTTCTTTTTCCAACTCTACTGCTTTACCATTAACTTTAATTTTCATTCTCCACCACTCCATTTCCTAGTATTCCACTTTGTTTTCATGTATTTATATTATTAAAAAGATTATCATATTATTACTAGTATGTCAATAAAAATACTTTGTTTTATAATCAAAAAATCCTCTTCTTGAAAGAAGAGGATTTATAGACATATATATCCCCTCATCTCTCAATACTTATCTGTATTGCTGGAATTAGCACCTTTCCCTGTCAGGGATGGTTGCTGGGCTTCATCGGGCCAGTCCCTCCACCTCTCTTGATAAGAGTTTGTATTCAGTTTTTTGTATTTATGTTCATTAATTACTTTTCAATATATAGTGATTGTTAATTGGTATATTACGATAGTTTCACTTTAAAAAGTAGACAAAATTATTAGGTTTCACCCCAAGAGTACTTCTTTAGGCGTAGTGCCTTCAGGACGAAAAAGTGACCAAACCTACGGGTTCATTCTTAAATTTATTACGGAAGGTTTTTAGTAAAAACCTGCAGGAAACCCTTTGTGATCCTACAGGGAATATAATGCAATTCCCTTTCGTGCAAAGCCAATCCAATCAAGAAGAAAATATACCTACGAGTCTATAGGGCAAAACTCTTCATGGCAGAGCCCACTCACTACGCAATCAATATCTGTTGAGGTTAAGAAATTTAAGGGTCCTAATTCAAAGATTATCTTAAATCTATTATTCTTTTAGAATACTTGCTTCGTTCAAACATTAATTTTCTTCAATTTTAAGAACCTAACTATCACTTATACACTATAAACTTGTATTAATTATTCTGCCTTAAACAGTGTAGTACTTAAATATCTCTCTCCAGTATCTGGAAGGATTACTACAACTCGTTTATCTGCTCCTAATTCTTCAGCCACTTTGACAGCTGCTGCTACTGCTGCACCAGCAGAGATTCCAACTAAAATCCCTTCTTCTACAGCTAGTTTTCGTGCCATCTCCATAGCCTCTTCATTCTCAATCTGTTTAATTTCATCTAAGATACCTGTATTCAACACATCTGGAATAAATCCTGCTCCAATTCCTTGAATCATATGTGGTCCAGGATTTCCTCCACTTAATACCGGAGAACCTGTTGGCTCTACTGCCACAATCTTAATCCCTGAAATCTCATCTTTTAAGACTTCTCCAGTTCCAGTAACGGTTCCACCAGTTCCTACACCTGCTACAAAAGCATCTAACTTCCCATCAGTAGCTTCTATAATCTCTTTAGCAGTTGTCTTTCTATGTACATCAGGATTAGCTGCATTCATAAATTGCTGTGGCATAAAATAATCATCATTAGCATCTGCCAGTTCTTTAGCCTTGTCTATTGCACCAGGCATCCCTTTCTCACCAGGTGTTAACATAATTTCTGCTCCAAAAGCCTTTAATATCTTTCTTCTTTCGATACTCATCGTATCTGGCATTGTTAAAATAACCTTATATCCTTTAGCAGCACCAACCATTGCTAAACCAATTCCAGTGTTACCACTAGTAGGCTCAATAATTGTACCACCTGCTTTTAATAAACCTTCTTCTTCAGCACTCTCAATCATATTAAGGGCGATACGATCTTTAACACTTCCTCCAGGATTGAATGACTCTAACTTAGCATAAACCTCTGCAGCACCCTCTGGTACCACTCTATTTAATTTAACCATAGGAGTCTGACCAATCAATTCAGTAATATTATTTACAACTCTCATCTTTATCCCTCCTTTATATTTAAAACCGAGTAAATCACTATGTTTATATGTTATTCATATTCTAACAGAATGTTCATCTTTTGTCAAGAATATTATAGTGGTGTCTCCAATCTTTGAGTTGGTATGATTTCAAAGATAACCTGATAGTCAGCTCCAAGACTCTCTTTTATCTTATCTGCTAATAATTTAAAATAATACTTATCGGTATTAATAGGAGTATATAGGACAATATCAACCTTCTTATCCTTAACATCAATCGAGAATAATCTACTCTCTAATTCATCACCAAAATTCTCCCGATAAATTTTACGAACTACATCTTCAGGTTCTTCTCTAACCATCTGATTATAAGTTATTATAGATAATGGTATAGTAAGCAAGATTACTGAGATAGTCAACACAATCAAACTCTTCTTAATCAATTTTTTAGCAGTAGACTCATACCACCATTGTGGCTTCAATCCTTTAAAATAAAATACCATGATTATAGCCAATAATAAAGTAAATAAGTTGCCAAGTAATAATAATGATGCACCAATTATCATATCTACATTCCCAAGGGAGATGCCAACACCTATAGTAGCCATAACAGGAATTAAAGCAGCAGCAATAACTACTCCAACTAATTGTTGTGACTTAACATGGGTAATCAATGCATAAGCCCCTGCCCCACCTGCCGCTAGTGCTACTAGTAGATCTGGTAAGGTGGGTAACATCCTCACCTGTAAGGCATGGGTTATCGAGACATTAGGAATTATGAAGGCAAACATAGCTCCAATAGTAATGGCAATCCCCATAATTGCTAGCTCTACTATAATCCCTTTGACCAACAGCTTTAAATCTCCCAATACAATTCCTATAGCCATCGTAGCTATCGGTCCAAATACAGGTGCGATAATCATTGCCCCAACTATTACTGGAGTATTATCAAGAATTAATCCTAAGGTAGCAATTATAGCAGCTACCACAGCTAAAAACATCAATTGTCCACTTATCTCACTATTCTCTTTAGCATAACTAACAATCGTCTCCCGACTGGCCCTATAATCTTCTTTTTTAGCCTTCTCTTTATTACTTGGAATTACAGTATCTGGGGTAAAGATTATTAAACTTCTATGTACATTATTGGTAAAATCAAAGCGATTCTTTAACTTATCTATCAATACATCAACATTATGATATAGCAGATTTATAATAAGCAAATCCCCTGATTTAGATTCAATTAATTTATAATCTTCAATCTCTACTCCCAAATTTTTTAGTAAATCAACAGCATCTTTTCCTTCACCTGATGCAAAGGTAGCATGAACAACTTGCATATTAAACCTCCTTTAATAATATTCTATCCTAGTCTTATAAAAAAAATTATTAATTCTTACTATAATACTAAAGATTTTATATAATTTTAACATCTATAAATTCATATAAAAATAACCCCCTAAAAGGGGATTATCTAATAGATCAATTTTTTTATTATATCCTTTATTGTCATCTGATTATCCCAGCTATATAATTCCCACTCTTCAACAAAACCATATTCCTCTTCAGGAAGCAATTCAGATAAAGGACCATGAACCTCTATCTCAAAGTAGTTAAAGTTAGATATATCAAAAATTTCAACAGCACAACCATGACCAAAATTTGCACCTTCAAAGATAGGAAACCTCTTTAAATATCCCAGCCTTTTATCTCCTTTATCAATAATAGCCAGTACCCAACCTGCAGAAAAATCTGTCCCTATCTTAAACATCTTATCACCAAAACAATTAATAATAGCATAAAGTTCTTCATTGACTTCTAGTACTTTTATACCTTCTGTACCATCAGTGTCTATTAGGTTCTTAATCTTTTTAAAAGAGGAAATAGGCAAAATAACCTGTCCATTATCGGCAATTTGAGTTACATCCCACAATCCACACTCTTTATTCTCTAAACTGCAATTTTTCATGCCTTGTCCAATCTTTAAGCTATAAGAATCCCTTTCTAAGACAATGGTCCTAGTTAATTGCATCTTACTCTCTCTACAGATTGGACTTATAAGATTGACCTTAATCTTATCTTCACTATGATGATAGGTACACTTATAACTTCCTAATTCCAAATCAAGGTAAGGAGGCCAATCCCAATTACTTTGAGGAGATAACCAAGTCTTATAGCCACCTAAAGCAATATACTTGATTTTTTCTCTATATTCTTTAATATTATCAATCTCTAATAAGTCTAAGGTCATCCCTTGTAAGTTAGGTGCTGTATATAATATTTCATCCTCTTTATTAGAAAAACTGATAATCCGCCCTCCTACTTTAGGCAGAATAACTATACTTAAATACTTATTCTCTAACCTGTATGCCTCCCACCCTAGATACTCTATCTCTTCAATTTTTAACAAGACATACCCCCCTATCAAAGTTCTTATAACCTTATTATTTTTTATCACTATTTAATAGTTATTCATTATCCTTCATACGTTCTAAGATTAACTGATAACCATCAGCACCATAATTTAAACAACGTTTTACTCTACTAATAGTAGCAGTACTCGCTCCAGTAGTTTCAGCAATCTCTTCATATGTATAACCCTCATTTAACATACGTGCTACCTCTAGCCTTTGGGCTAAAGATTTTAGTTCATTGACAGTACTTATATCCTCAAAGAATTTATAACATTCTTCTTT
It encodes:
- the sat gene encoding sulfate adenylyltransferase yields the protein MLIEAHGGKLINRVLEGKEREDLLEKAVEMPQLKLSLRDLTEAENIAIGLYSPLEGFMTEADYIKVVEDMYLSNGLAWTIPVVLGVSKEEAEDLEVGQDVALTDSEGTVYAVLHLADKYEYDQEKEAELVYKTTETEHPGVVKVYERGDVLLGGKISLLRRIEHKLFNEYRLDPKDVRELIKEKGWKRVVGFQTRNPIHRAHEYIQKCALEICDGLLLTPLVGETKGTDVPVEYRIESYEVVMNKIYPQNRTGLAVFPAAMRYAGPREAVFHALCRKNYGCTHFIVGRDHAGVGDYYGTYEAQEMFDNFKPEEIGIEPLRFDHAFYCKECESMATAKTCPHGQEDHIFLSGTKVRGLLRDGKRPPKEMTRPEVADVLIRGMAK
- the cysC gene encoding adenylyl-sulfate kinase, giving the protein MGESNKNIVWHEGKVSYQDRCDNLGQEGLVVWFTGLSGAGKSTIAVEVEKELIKLGKVVYRLDGDNVRHGLNSDLGFTAEDRNENIRRIAEVAALFKDAGLITLASFISPYQEIRDFARQRAGEDNFIEVYVKADVETCAERDPKGLYEKAKSGEIKNFTGISAPYEVPENADLVLDTVKLSVEEAVTKVLESIDQRQGVIKNKLRVVGE
- a CDS encoding O-acetylhomoserine aminocarboxypropyltransferase/cysteine synthase family protein; the protein is MDFETELVNLKIKDQYGATNTPVYLNNSFAYDNAEDLEKVFNNRAMGYIYSRISNPSTKSIEDKLASLEGGKQAILSASGMAAISTATLTLLEAGDEFISTSSLFGGTYNLFKNYQKYGITPRFSQGIEVEDIAELVTNKTKFVFLETLGNPKMDIPDIKGIAKLCQENQIPLIVDSTVTSPVLIKPIELGANLVIHSTSKYINGTSNSIGGVIIDGANFDWTTFDNFAEYKRFGKLAFTAKARGEVFKDFGPCSSPLSSLLNELGIPTLALRMKKHCQNALELAEFLTEHPKVKEVNYPGLADNKYNKRAKELFSDGFGGMLTLRVGSKEKAFEIINNLEYFYNLANIGDVKSLVIHPASTIYAGNTIKEREALGVYNDLIRVSVGIENVEDLKADFAQALK
- a CDS encoding sulfurtransferase TusA family protein yields the protein MSNRPTFNIPDTVKEDTNNYPALVEQFIKGDLDDARFKGRRVPMGIYSQRGYEPGEERYMVRVRVPGGVVTKEQLRTLNELSKEYGNGYVHITTRQDVQIHQVKIEDTPEVLFKLLEAGLSPRGGGGNTVRNILNSARAGVNPEEAFDTTPHNLALTEYLIKTRSSFNLPRKYKIAFSSDPKDDSLATLNDLGFIAIKQDGKRGFKVYGGGGMGGSSELGIVLEEFVEEDKIFHIAEAIKRFFDEYGDRSNKHRARLRFVRKRLGDEEFVNKYKEYLAEVLAEDLEVEDLNRYEELRESKGEKIDLTADYLYQEKVEGYYSLELRMENGDISYDELNSLLDLLGDSEISLRTTIKQGLLIRGVKGQQLERLIEKINQVNPNLVVSNMGTMPVSCKGASTCKLGLCVSPNLSEAIREKLITLGDKLQAALPQIYISGCPNVCGQHIIGNIGFEGKAKRYNDRLVPHYALFLGGNVEEGNSKYGEAAIDIPAKRIPEFLAELAKLLADDQDYNRVDFNEYLDKGGKDKIVELAEQFIEIPTYEEDPDIYKDWGKEEDFSLAGRGPGECGAGVMDIIQLDINTAKSNYQKAIKEEDNNELYKATVNASRSLLAVRGIDTDKDRVILSKFKTEFIDKNLVDKGYAEVLDAALDYKLGDIDSLLSYQGQIKGLIERVEFLFNSLNAKLEFELEEVTSDNNNEDKNILDSKVVDLRGVKCPMNFVKAKVAIAPLDSGEILDIYLDEGAPIANVPQSLASEGHEILSKEKREDGSYSLRVKKA
- a CDS encoding M67 family metallopeptidase, with product MIIKLKDELYQKLLNHTQAEFPNEACGLVAGVITDDEIEVKEVYTMTNLDASAEHFTMDPKEQFAVVKEVRNKGYDLIGNYHSHPFTPSRPSEEDKRLAYDEDAIYFILSLKDEDPVLKAFSIKEQKDVTQVEIELI
- a CDS encoding HesA/MoeB/ThiF family protein; amino-acid sequence: MYDFSEEQLQRYSRHIILQDVGVEGQEKLLTSSVLIIGTGGLGTPAAQFLGAAGIGKIGLVDADRVELSNLQRQVLHHTPDVGKLKVQSAKEKINAMNPDVEVKTYDYYLTSQNIKEVIREYDFIIDGTDNFPAKFLINDACVMEGKPFSHAGIIRFGGQTTTVVPGEDTPCYRCMFPQPPKPGSVPSCKEAGVIGVMGGVIGTIQATEAIKYILGKGELLTGKLLTYDALKMDFRKINLNKRENCGVCSDNPEITELIDYEQGVCEL
- the thiS gene encoding sulfur carrier protein ThiS — protein: MKIKVNGKAVELEKEITVSELLVKEDVDMPDMVSVELNGEILDRDTFSDTVVKDGDQVEFLYFMGGGASVRF
- the cysK gene encoding cysteine synthase A, with the translated sequence MRVVNNITELIGQTPMVKLNRVVPEGAAEVYAKLESFNPGGSVKDRIALNMIESAEEEGLLKAGGTIIEPTSGNTGIGLAMVGAAKGYKVILTMPDTMSIERRKILKAFGAEIMLTPGEKGMPGAIDKAKELADANDDYFMPQQFMNAANPDVHRKTTAKEIIEATDGKLDAFVAGVGTGGTVTGTGEVLKDEISGIKIVAVEPTGSPVLSGGNPGPHMIQGIGAGFIPDVLNTGILDEIKQIENEEAMEMARKLAVEEGILVGISAGAAVAAAVKVAEELGADKRVVVILPDTGERYLSTTLFKAE
- a CDS encoding TIGR00341 family protein; this encodes MQVVHATFASGEGKDAVDLLKNLGVEIEDYKLIESKSGDLLIINLLYHNVDVLIDKLKNRFDFTNNVHRSLIIFTPDTVIPSNKEKAKKEDYRASRETIVSYAKENSEISGQLMFLAVVAAIIATLGLILDNTPVIVGAMIIAPVFGPIATMAIGIVLGDLKLLVKGIIVELAIMGIAITIGAMFAFIIPNVSITHALQVRMLPTLPDLLVALAAGGAGAYALITHVKSQQLVGVVIAAALIPVMATIGVGISLGNVDMIIGASLLLLGNLFTLLLAIIMVFYFKGLKPQWWYESTAKKLIKKSLIVLTISVILLTIPLSIITYNQMVREEPEDVVRKIYRENFGDELESRLFSIDVKDKKVDIVLYTPINTDKYYFKLLADKIKESLGADYQVIFEIIPTQRLETPL
- a CDS encoding DUF4380 domain-containing protein, with protein sequence MLKIEEIEYLGWEAYRLENKYLSIVILPKVGGRIISFSNKEDEILYTAPNLQGMTLDLLEIDNIKEYREKIKYIALGGYKTWLSPQSNWDWPPYLDLELGSYKCTYHHSEDKIKVNLISPICRESKMQLTRTIVLERDSYSLKIGQGMKNCSLENKECGLWDVTQIADNGQVILPISSFKKIKNLIDTDGTEGIKVLEVNEELYAIINCFGDKMFKIGTDFSAGWVLAIIDKGDKRLGYLKRFPIFEGANFGHGCAVEIFDISNFNYFEIEVHGPLSELLPEEEYGFVEEWELYSWDNQMTIKDIIKKLIY